A DNA window from Pedomonas mirosovicensis contains the following coding sequences:
- the ccmA gene encoding heme ABC exporter ATP-binding protein CcmA translates to MSAAPLALRAEAVACRRGGRTVFARLSLAVAPGAALLVTGPNGAGKSSLLKLLAGTLRPEAGTIERPERIAYLGHDNALKPVLSVAENLLFWAGLAAPSRKVAEARVEAAVAAVGIAPLWDVPARLLSSGQKRRTALARVLASNTQLWLLDEPTVGLDAASVERLGPVFADHRAAGGMIVATSHTPLPLEGADTLLLGGRA, encoded by the coding sequence ATGAGTGCAGCCCCCCTTGCACTGCGCGCCGAGGCCGTTGCCTGTCGGCGTGGCGGCCGAACCGTTTTTGCGCGGCTGAGTCTTGCCGTTGCGCCCGGCGCGGCGCTGCTGGTGACGGGGCCGAACGGCGCGGGCAAGTCCAGCCTCTTGAAGCTGCTGGCGGGCACGCTGCGTCCTGAGGCGGGCACCATCGAGCGGCCGGAACGCATCGCCTACCTCGGCCACGACAACGCCCTGAAGCCGGTGCTGAGCGTGGCGGAGAACCTACTGTTTTGGGCCGGGCTCGCCGCGCCGTCGCGCAAGGTCGCCGAGGCGCGCGTGGAGGCCGCCGTGGCGGCAGTGGGCATTGCGCCGCTGTGGGACGTGCCGGCGCGGCTGCTCTCCTCCGGACAGAAGCGGCGCACGGCGCTGGCGCGGGTGCTGGCGAGCAACACCCAGCTCTGGTTGCTGGACGAGCCCACGGTAGGCCTGGATGCGGCCTCGGTTGAACGGCTCGGGCCGGTGTTTGCCGATCACCGGGCGGCGGGCGGCATGATCGTCGCCACCAGCCACACGCCGTTGCCCTTGGAGGGCGCGGACACCCTCC